The proteins below come from a single Prochlorococcus marinus CUG1415 genomic window:
- a CDS encoding helix-turn-helix domain-containing protein, giving the protein MQMVEEEVNNIDMMGLSTREMEIIDLVADGLTNQEIAVKLTISKRTVDNHVSNMFTKTGSKNRVALLNWAMDHGKICRDGFNCCSLPDSDQD; this is encoded by the coding sequence ATGCAAATGGTTGAAGAAGAAGTAAACAACATTGATATGATGGGTCTCTCAACAAGAGAGATGGAAATCATTGATCTCGTAGCTGATGGGCTTACAAATCAAGAAATTGCAGTAAAACTTACTATTAGTAAAAGAACTGTTGATAATCATGTCAGTAATATGTTTACAAAAACAGGTTCAAAAAATAGAGTAGCACTTTTGAATTGGGCAATGGATCATGGAAAGATTTGTAGAGATGGATTTAATTGTTGTTCCCTCCCAGATTCTGATCAAGATTAG